Proteins encoded by one window of Candidatus Methylacidiphilales bacterium:
- a CDS encoding NADPH-dependent assimilatory sulfite reductase hemoprotein subunit, translating into MATKSVEEIKEQSHSLRGKLAETLQSGVTHFEEEEAQLIKLHGSYQEDDRDLRVERKRAGLDKAWQFMVRSKIPGGELSSEQYLVHDRMADELANGTLRLTTRQGIQLYGILIGNLKAVIQRINKSGLTTWGACGDVVRNTMSTAIPFSNPVFRDAQKLSEEISRAFFPKSTAYSEIWLDGKKLEDGKEDVEEPIYGRHYLPRKFKIGIAIPPYNDIDFLSQDIALIPHFPKGEVEGYTLYVGGGFGMSHGQTLTRPFLAQPLFYVKREHVIDACAAVVTTQRDHGRRDDRKQARLKYLVNSKGIEWFRKEVESRLKAAVEKPRIEHFDSVEDLLGWREQGDGKWFRGIWIAEGRIKDTPENGIRKALRKICETFKPRLHITPNCNLYLCDLEAKDKAGIDAILREFHVPEIESMSKALLMSHACVALPTCGLALAESERVFPQIMDGIDKILRELGLQQEPILFRMSGCPNGCSRPYNADFSFVGRAPGKYAFYVGGSHRGDHLAGLQEKVVAQEEIPSKVRPILENFVKNRTPSEKFSDYWHRTQINGETPSADQFHVELAERAARLAGQKVEAQG; encoded by the coding sequence ATGGCCACAAAAAGCGTTGAAGAAATCAAGGAACAAAGCCATTCCCTCCGGGGGAAGCTTGCCGAAACCCTACAATCCGGCGTCACTCATTTTGAAGAGGAGGAAGCCCAGCTCATCAAGCTTCACGGCTCGTATCAGGAAGACGACCGGGACCTGCGCGTGGAACGCAAAAGGGCCGGTTTGGACAAAGCCTGGCAGTTCATGGTGCGCAGCAAAATTCCGGGCGGGGAACTCAGTTCCGAACAATATCTGGTGCATGACCGCATGGCGGATGAACTGGCCAACGGCACCCTGCGCCTCACCACCCGACAGGGCATCCAGCTCTACGGCATCCTGATCGGCAACCTCAAAGCCGTCATCCAACGCATCAACAAAAGCGGGCTCACAACCTGGGGCGCCTGCGGCGACGTCGTGCGCAACACCATGTCCACGGCCATCCCCTTTTCCAACCCGGTCTTCCGCGATGCTCAAAAATTGTCCGAGGAAATCTCGCGCGCCTTTTTTCCGAAAAGCACCGCCTACAGCGAAATCTGGCTGGATGGCAAAAAATTGGAGGACGGGAAAGAAGACGTCGAGGAACCGATCTACGGCCGCCATTACCTGCCGAGAAAATTCAAGATCGGCATTGCCATTCCGCCCTACAACGACATTGACTTCCTCAGCCAGGATATCGCGCTGATCCCCCATTTTCCCAAGGGCGAGGTGGAAGGATACACGTTGTATGTCGGCGGCGGTTTCGGCATGTCGCACGGCCAGACCCTGACCCGGCCTTTCCTGGCCCAACCGCTTTTTTACGTCAAGCGGGAGCATGTCATCGACGCATGCGCCGCCGTGGTCACCACCCAGCGCGACCACGGACGCCGCGACGACCGGAAGCAAGCCCGCCTCAAATACCTGGTCAACAGCAAGGGCATCGAGTGGTTCCGCAAGGAAGTGGAATCGCGGCTGAAGGCGGCGGTTGAAAAGCCCAGGATCGAACATTTTGACAGCGTCGAAGACTTGTTAGGCTGGCGCGAACAGGGCGACGGAAAATGGTTTCGCGGCATCTGGATAGCCGAAGGCCGCATCAAGGACACGCCGGAAAACGGCATCCGCAAGGCCCTTCGCAAAATCTGCGAAACATTCAAGCCGCGCCTTCACATCACGCCAAACTGCAATCTTTACCTCTGCGACCTTGAAGCGAAGGACAAGGCCGGAATCGACGCCATTCTCCGGGAATTTCATGTTCCCGAGATCGAATCCATGAGCAAGGCCCTGCTGATGTCGCACGCCTGCGTGGCGCTACCCACCTGCGGCCTCGCGCTCGCCGAAAGCGAACGCGTGTTCCCCCAAATCATGGACGGCATCGACAAAATCCTCCGGGAATTGGGCCTGCAACAGGAGCCTATCCTGTTCCGCATGAGCGGCTGCCCGAACGGCTGTTCCCGGCCCTACAATGCCGACTTTTCTTTCGTCGGGCGCGCGCCTGGAAAATACGCCTTTTATGTCGGCGGCTCCCACCGCGGCGATCACCTCGCCGGTCTGCAGGAAAAAGTCGTCGCCCAGGAGGAAATCCCCTCCAAAGTCCGGCCGATTCTGGAAAATTTCGTCAAAAACAGGACCCCATCCGAGAAATTCTCGGACTACTGGCACCGGACCCAGATCAACGGAGAAACCCCGTCTGCCGACCAGTTCCATGTGGAATTGGCCGAA